The stretch of DNA AAGCGATGGCTCAAATATTCATCCAACTGGCCAATAGCCGCCCCCGGCCCTGCCAGCAAAACCTGCACCACCTCCATGGACTCCGGTTGGTCGCGGTAAAAGTCAATCGAGCGCCGCAGTTCATCCGCCAGCTCCT from Gloeomargarita sp. SRBZ-1_bins_9 encodes:
- the pilM gene encoding pilus assembly protein PilM, with product ELADELRRSIDFYRDQPESMEVVQVLLAGPGAAIGQLDEYLSHRLGIAATCVDPIRILNIETAQEIPLAERPGLGVVLGLALREA